From the genome of Torulaspora globosa chromosome 2, complete sequence, one region includes:
- the SPR6 gene encoding Spr6p (ancestral locus Anc_7.415), whose translation MDLVFLSPSSYRICHTEDSHFAKDDGCLLTPTSRVVQFKSAANNGFTVSRRNRKRKRRLLGRRPKKTHLWCFNIRQRKSKRPRPVPSVFLSGANLVRFGAFCGIRDSRATRCSLRGIRHGLFIRAGTRCACASYTLYPSPLVCLTQPIVTES comes from the coding sequence ATGGATCTGGTCTTCCTGTCTCCGTCATCATACCGGATTTGTCATACTGAAGATAGCCATTTTGCAAAGGACGATGGTTGTCTCCTGACACCGACTTCGCGAGTAGTTCAATTCAAGTCAGCGGCAAACAATGGTTTCACTGTATCGAGAAGGAACAGGAAACGGAAACGTAGGCTGCTGGGAAGAAGACCCAAAAAGACGCATCTATGGTGTTTTAACATACGtcaaaggaaaagcaaaAGACCTAGACCTGTGCCTAGTGTATTTCTATCAGGAGCCAATTTAGTTAGGTTCGGTGCGTTTTGCGGGATTCGAGATAGCAGAGCCACAAGGTGCTCTTTGCGGGGAATAAGACACggcctcttcatcagagcCGGAACAAGATGCGCTTGCGCTTCGTACACACTATATCCTAGCCCGCTGGTGTGTCTTACCCAGCCTATCGTAACCGAATCTTAG
- the RPL23A gene encoding 60S ribosomal protein uL14 (ancestral locus Anc_7.417), whose amino-acid sequence MSGNGAQGTKFRISLGLPVGAIINCADNSGARNLYIIAVKGSGSRLNRLPAASLGDMVIATVKKGKPELRKKVMQAIVVRQSKPWRRKDGVYLYFEDNAGVIANPKGEMKGSAITGPVGKECADLWPRVASNSGVVV is encoded by the exons ATGTCAGGTAACGGTGCTCAAGGTACGAAATTCAGAATTTCT CTAGGTTTGCCAGTTGGTGCTATCATAAACTGTGCTGACAACTCTGGTGCTAGAAACTTGTACATCATTGCTGTTAAGGGTTCTGGTTCCAGATTGAACAGATTGCCAGCTGCCTCTTTGGGTGACATGGTTATCGCTACAGTCAAGAAGGGTAAGCCAGaattgagaaagaaggTCATGCAAGCTATTGTTGTCCGTCAATCCAAGCCatggagaagaaaggacGGTGTCTACTTGTACTTCGAGGACAACGCTGGTGTCATCGCCAACCCTAAGGGTGAGATGAAGGGTTCCGCTATCACTGGTCCAGTCGGTAAGGAATGTGCTGATTTGTGGCCAAGAGTTGCTTCCAACTCTGGTGTTGTTGTTTAA
- the TMN3 gene encoding Tmn3p (ancestral locus Anc_7.411), whose protein sequence is MILTKKRVWGYLTMLLIFVMIFRNSASWRHSAGDDKVGGGWLKPNLYKWGDSVELIVNKVESDLTQLPFGYYDLPFTCPPTEGKKPLHLSLSEIIKGDRKWESDYKLWFGQDSACEGLCARKTTPEGMRRARELVRDGYVVQWLIDEELPAATTFISTTDHKKYYASGFPLGFVDPDTGKSYLNNHVMLVIRYNAVNGDTFSIVGFEVYPRSVSDQHCPGASKDYDQYEIVIPEDENELTYIPFTYSVYWREEFNVDWSHRWNFFLNSGEISEGSSVKFHWMTLCNSVGIAFLITFIVVVNLIKVLKTGSSRTNDDFQFTFDDDDNVDSIYAVARTWLSQTDSSSWSLRMHTIATSVGVHFLFTVLGSLTISCSLNRLHNIRNSVVTMAVFCFVIGAFMASYVGTRLRIEYHSFRNEACGHYRAFAVLCGSALPGLVTISTQLLNSIIRLQESSSALPFRTVMIFISIYFANCIPLSLLGGEAAYRMYRKCGASFAIPSALRMRNSFKPLKAPTCRTGSLSMKNVRAKLTFGSIAVLLCGLFPFAIIYVEMQYIYKSAWLEKTTFYHFYGFLLANILMLCVVVCEISLLGCYVLMKMNKKDRRMTTSNSWRWNCFLMGTSCAWYMELYTLYYLFHTLNITGFSSIFISVSYSLIFNIMAGIGMGSLGYLTCCWFVNKVYRTKYMTA, encoded by the coding sequence ATGATATTGACAAAGAAGCGAGTGTGGGGGTACCTGACAATGCTGCTGATATTTGTGATGATATTTAGGAATTCAGCATCGTGGCGACATTCTGCAGGTGATGACAAGGTTGGAGGCGGTTGGCTGAAGCCAAATCTCTACAAATGGGGCGACAGTGTGGAGCTTATTGTGAATAAGGTAGAATCGGACTTAACGCAATTGCCGTTTGGTTACTACGATCTGCCGTTTACTTGTCCTCCGACAGAGGGGAAGAAGCCGTTgcatctttctttgagtgAGATTATCAAGGGAGATCGTAAGTGGGAAAGTGATTACAAGCTGTGGTTCGGACAGGACTCCGCTTGCGAGGGCCTATGTGCAAGAAAAACTACTCCTGAGGGAATGCGTAGAGCCAGAGAGCTGGTCCGGGATGGCTACGTGGTTCAGTGGTTGATTGACGAAGAATTGCCCGCGGCAACTACTTTTATTTCGACAACAGATCACAAGAAGTATTATGCGTCCGGATTCCCTCTTGGGTTTGTTGATCCCGACACGGGGAAGAGTTATCTGAATAATCATGTCATGCTAGTCATTCGCTACAACGCCGTTAACGGGGACACTTTCAGTATTGTGGGCTTCGAGGTTTATCCCAGGTCGGTCTCAGATCAGCATTGTCCCGGCGCATCGAAAGACTATGACCAGTACGAGATAGTGATCCCTGAGGACGAAAATGAGCTTACTTATATCCCGTTCACGTATTCCGTTTACTGGCGAGAAGAGTTCAACGTGGACTGGTCGCATAGGTGGAATTTCTTCCTGAACAGCGGGGAGATCTCAGAGGGCTCATCTGTGAAATTTCATTGGATGACGCTCTGCAACTCCGTTGGAATTGCATTTTTGATCACATTCATAGTCGTTGTTAATCTGATCAAGGTTTTGAAGACTGGTTCCAGCAGGACAAATGATGACTTTCAATTTACgttcgatgatgatgataaTGTCGATTCCATTTATGCGGTGGCCCGGACGTGGCTCTCACAGAccgattcttcatcttggagTTTGAGGATGCACACCATAGCTACTTCCGTTGGAGTGcatttcctcttcaccgTTCTCGGTTCATTGACGATTTCATGTTCTTTGAATCGATTGCATAATATCAGAAACTCCGTGGTAACCATGGCTGTATTCTGTTTCGTGATCGGGGCATTTATGGCATCATATGTCGGTACGAGGCTGAGGATCGAATATCATTCATTTAGGAATGAGGCTTGCGGGCACTACCGTGCTTTCGCTGTGCTATGTGGGTCAGCCTTACCTGGCTTGGTTACAATCAGCACTCAGCTTCTCAATAGCATAATTCGCCTCCAGGAATCTTCAAGCGCGCTTCCCTTCCGTACCGTTATGATTTTCATCTCTATCTACTTTGCCAACTGCATTCCTCTTAGTTTGCTAGGCGGTGAAGCAGCTTATCGCATGTATCGGAAGTGCGGTGCAAGCTTCGCAATCCCATCAGCTTTGCGTATGAGAAACAGTTTCAAGCCGCTCAAGGCTCCAACGTGCAGGACTGGCAGCCtctcgatgaagaacgTTCGCGCAAAACTGACCTTTGGCTCGATAGCCGTTCTCCTGTGTGGTCTGTTCCCATTTGCCATCATCTACGTGGAGATGCAGTACATCTATAAGTCGGCCTGGTTAGAGAAGACCACGTTTTACCACTTCTACGGATTTCTGTTGGCTAACATCCTGATGCTGTGCGTAGTTGTCTGCGAGATATCGCTGCTTGGATGTTAtgtgctgatgaagatgaacaagaaggataGAAGGATGACCACCAGCAATAGCTGGAGGTGGAATTGTTTCCTTATGGGAACCAGTTGCGCGTGGTACATGGAGCTCTACACGCTCTACTATCTTTTCCACACCCTGAACATCACTGGCTTTTCGTCGATCTTTATCTCGGTGTCATACAgtctcatcttcaacatcatGGCCGGAATAGGCATGGGTTCGCTTGGTTATCTGACTTGCTGCTGGTTTGTGAACAAAGTGTACCGTACCAAATACATGACGGCGTAA
- the CDC27 gene encoding anaphase promoting complex subunit CDC27 (ancestral locus Anc_7.412), producing MLFSNNNNNGNGDATMNADDLTTDVTTLNTIVKLQDCIQHSILQLNYETAVFLSELLFAECCPLEKNHIHRLDSVYLYSLSLYLQGEHSTAMRISNDFKESNHMGIGYIYARCCLELDTDLQDAVDVLLSILNKKAVSSSSNLISMPTVATINCLLGKLNFKLERTPESALFHSNALKADPYLWEAYTSLCAMRATIDLKRLYSLMTKQTQPTGPRFRTRFNVSKPYNPAATPYKSYNQLSAGSSSSSSINLNTVPKQNSQQQPSHLPPHHTSIKCQPTGSTLNKANVIVSTSAFSSPPPTKQPAVKPTNRSKLLTTPPSKLLHTANFKTPRTNTLSRSTGHKRAEAIPSATYRSEKDGITSAALPVLSSSTYSLPDLILTFARILKASSQYDSYKAIRILENRLPAHIKDEMPWCQAQLGKLHFEILNYDESLNHFTQLRKLQPTRSKDIEIFSTLLWHLQDSVRLAHLSSELIEMLPNKPETWCCVGNFYSLQRNHEGAIKYFEKATKLDYNFAYAHTLQGHEHSSNDSIDTAKNCYRRALACDPQHYNAYYGLGMCCMKLGQYDRALLFFEKARNINPVNVILICCCGVALEKLSYQEKALQYYELACDLQPSSSLAKFKKAHLLYSMARYSAALENFEELSKLAPDEATVHFLLGQLYQVMGRKKDAVKEFTVAMNLDPKGNPLIIDALEKCHSIE from the coding sequence ATGTTGttcagcaacaacaacaatAACGGTAATGGCGATGCCACGATGAACGCGGACGACTTAACCACGGATGTAACCACTCTGAACACGATCGTTAAATTGCAAGATTGCATCCAGCATTCTATACTGCAGCTGAATTACGAGACAGCGGTTTTTTTGTCTGAATTACTGTTCGCTGAGTGTTGTCCTCTGGAGAAGAACCACATACATCGTTTGGACTCTGTTTATCTTTACTCGTTGTCGCTATATTTGCAGGGTGAACATAGTACAGCGATGAGAATAAGTaatgatttcaaagaatcgAATCACATGGGAATCGGGTACATCTATGCGAGATGCTGCCTAGAGCTAGATACTGATTTACAGGACGCCGTTGATGTGCTACTCAGCATTCTGAATAAAAAAGCAGTGAGTTCGAGTAGTAACTTAATCAGCATGCCAACGGTGGCGACAATCAATTGTCTTCTGGGAAAGCTGAATTTTAAACTCGAAAGGACACCGGAAAGTGCTCTGTTTCACTCTAACGCTCTAAAAGCGGATCCCTATCTTTGGGAGGCTTATACTTCTCTATGTGCGATGAGAGCAACCATCGACTTGAAGCGGCTTTACTCTTTGATGACGAAACAGACCCAGCCAACAGGTCCCAGGTTCAGAACGAGGTTCAACGTTTCAAAACCGTACAATCCTGCAGCAACGCCCTACAAGAGCTACAACCAATTATCCGCgggatcatcttcatcttcatcaatcaatctGAACACCGTGCCGAAGCAGAATTCCCAGCAGCAGCCCAGTCACCTACCTCCTCACCACACATCCATTAAGTGTCAACCTACCGGTTCAACGCTAAATAAGGCCAATGTAATTGTTTCAACGAGCGCTTTTTCCTCACCACCGCCGACAAAGCAACCCGCGGTGAAACCCACCAACAGATCGAAGCTGTTGACGACACCGCCATCAAAACTTCTGCACACAGCTAACTTCAAGACCCCAAGAACAAACACCCTTTCGCGGAGCACTGGTCACAAACGTGCTGAGGCTATACCATCAGCGACCTACAGATCAGAAAAGGATGGTATTACTTCCGCGGCCTTGCCTGTCCTTTCGTCCTCAACCTACTCCTTACCTGATCTCATCCTAACTTTTGCGCGAATATTGAAGGCCTCATCTCAGTACGACTCCTACAAGGCCATAAGGATTTTGGAGAATCGGTTGCCCGCTCATATAAAGGATGAGATGCCTTGGTGTCAAGCCCAACTAGGCAAACTACACTTCGAAATCTTGAACTATGATGAGTCCCTTAATCATTTCACCCAGCTGAGAAAGTTGCAACCAACGAGATCCAAAGACATTGAAATTTTCTCTACTTTGCTTTGGCACTTGCAAGACAGTGTTAGACTGGCACATCTATCGAGTGAGCTTATTGAGATGTTGCCGAATAAACCAGAGACATGGTGTTGCGTAGGGAACTTTTACTCccttcaaagaaaccatGAAGGTGCCATTAAGTATTTTGAGAAAGCGACCAAGTTAGATTACAATTTCGCATATGCTCACACTTTGCAAGGGCATGAGCATTCATCCAATGACTCAATAGATACGGCAAAAAACTGCTATCGAAGAGCGCTTGCTTGTGATCCACAGCATTACAATGCTTATTATGGGTTGGGGATGTGTTGCATGAAATTAGGTCAGTATGATCGGGCTCTGTTATTTTTCGAGAAGGCTCGAAATATTAATCCCGTCAATGTAATTTTGATCTGCTGTTGTGGTGTGGCACTTGAAAAGCTATCGTATCAAGAAAAAGCCCTGCAGTACTATGAATTGGCTTGTGACCTACAGCCGAGCTCATCGCTGGCGAAATTTAAGAAAGCTCACCTGTTGTACTCTATGGCCCGATATAGTGCAGCGCTGGAGAATTTTGAGGAGCTATCAAAACTAGCCCCCGATGAGGCTACAGTACATTTCCTTTTAGGTCAATTGTACCAGGTTATgggaagaaagaaggatGCGGTGAAAGAATTTACAGTTGCGATGAATTTGGATCCAAAAGGTAATCCGCTGATTATCGATGCCCTGGAAAAGTGTCATTCTATTGAATGA
- the SLX8 gene encoding SUMO-targeted ubiquitin ligase complex subunit SLX8 (ancestral locus Anc_7.416), translating into MVIDDERGVINRGEKRLREEDDSELTTDISQVEEDQDEIDSQSDGSVRVISERGRVVGDVGEDDDDDYDYLMQALNEAKEEQEVGDSKRSSEETTDVESKGSSALKPRTMGGQSSEMEPIDLEAEIEEQQAVEEITDEPEPSSATKVYKAVRDYQCPICLEPPENASIAPCGHIFCVACLFRMVNNSRGQRKTGLCALCRKEIQFRQVKIVILRKKRVRKGS; encoded by the coding sequence ATGGTGATAGACGATGAGAGGGGAGTTATAAACCGTGGGGAAAAACGCCtaagagaagaagacgacaGCGAGCTCACTACGGATATCTCGCAGgtggaagaagatcaagatgagATAGATTCTCAATCAGATGGCTCTGTGAGAGTTATCTCTGAACGCGGCAGAGTGGTTGGTGACGTTGGCgaagatgacgacgatgattACGATTACCTCATGCAAGCTCTGAATGAGGCAAAAGAGGAACAGGAAGTTGGGGACTCGAAGCGTAGTTCTGAGGAGACTACTGATGTTGAAAGCAAAggctcttctgctttgaaACCGAGAACTATGGGGGGACAGTCGTCGGAGATGGAACCGATAGACTTGGAagctgaaattgaagaacaacAGGCCGTGGAAGAAATCACGGATGAACCTGAACCGTCGTCAGCCACAAAGGTATACAAAGCTGTGAGGGATTACCAGTGTCCGATCTGTTTGGAGCCTCCCGAGAATGCGTCTATAGCTCCTTGCGGTCACATTTTTTGCGTTGCCTGTCTGTTTCGAATGGTGAATAATTCAAGAGGTCAGAGGAAGACTGGTCTCTGTGCTCTGTGTCGTAAGGAGATCCAGTTTCGTCAAGTGAAAATAGTCATTCTTAGGAAAAAGAGAGTTAGGAAGGGATCTTAG
- a CDS encoding uncharacterized protein (ancestral locus Anc_7.414), which yields MPLLNGKNKSKKPKFLLTLRINELINIPQSSGYCYVKWHLKEGTGTSTSGPIVDSNGEEIHVMNQSHGATPRIMVENHRARWNYEFERPLQIKMQVDRNRELISKVLLLEVFFEFLSDSEGNKPRRSNSGSYPAKSSPNNVYTQKATGKLLLGMVSLNLAEYVREDEQATTNRFLLKKSKVNSILNVMVQIKLIRGSYRDFLVSRSLVPGALRSGINDILDDSSDMGSSTSSAFQPSVSSPLRNKFSMGQRKTVGSSFASTERSKNFISASMSPLVDSLYQKTFQLPWDPRPGEFTPRECVEDILQGGNGWAKNEKGICLIDLQALRLNELESDYYDKHRIGQVLGSTEGDGSSVGQSATNYEHMDKREFLEKKQLWSRKSSQQRRSTQENEGINSKGCPEMDGYAEDVPNDRIRDARSWSVSNVIT from the coding sequence ATGCCGCTATTGAACGGAAAGAATAAAAGCAAGAAACCAAAATTCCTTCTGACTTTACGAATCAATGAGCTTATCAATATACCGCAGTCTTCAGGGTATTGCTATGTCAAGTGGCATTTGAAGGAGGGAACCGGAACTTCGACATCAGGCCCGATTGTAGATTCGAATGGGGAAGAGATCCACGTTATGAATCAGAGCCATGGCGCAACGCCTAGGATCATGGTGGAAAACCATCGTGCCAGATGGAATTACGAATTCGAAAGACCGCTCCAGATCAAAATGCAGGTGGATAGAAATAGAGAACTAATATCCAAGGTACTGTTGCTGGAGGTATTCTTCGAATTTCTGTCAGATAGTGAGGGAAATAAGCCTCGAAGGTCAAACTCAGGGTCCTACCCTGCGAAAAGCAGCCCAAACAATGTTTATACTCAGAAAGCTACTGGTAAGCTGCTTTTGGGTATGGTGAGCCTCAACCTTGCGGAGTACGTGAGAGAAGACGAGCAGGCAACGACAAATCGGTTtctattgaagaagtcCAAAGTGAATTCGATCCTGAATGTCATGGTACAGATTAAACTGATAAGAGGAAGTTACAGAGATTTCCTGGTGTCCAGGAGTTTGGTACCTGGGGCTCTGCGGTCGGGTATTAATGATATTTTGGATGACTCCTCTGATATGGGATCGTCGACTTCGTCTGCCTTCCAGCCCTCAGTGTCGTCGCCATTGAGAAACAAGTTTAGCATGGGCCAACGAAAGACCGTAGGCAGCAGCTTCGCTTCTACAGAGAGGTCGAAGAACTTTATATCGGCTTCCATGAGTCCCCTGGTTGATAGCCTCTACCAGAAGACATTCCAACTGCCTTGGGATCCAAGACCTGGCGAATTCACGCCTAGAGAGTGTGTTGAAGACATCCTTCAGGGGGGGAATGGATGGGCAAAGAATGAGAAAGGGATATGTCTAATCGATTTACAGGCTCTCCGACTAAACGAGCTGGAAAGCGACTATTATGATAAGCACAGAATTGGACAAGTCTTGGGAAGCACAGAGGGAGATGGGAGCAGTGTTGGTCAAAGTGCGACGAACTATGAGCACATGGATAAGCGAgagtttttggaaaagaaacaACTTTGGAGTCGGAAATCGTCCCAGCAACGAAGGAGCACTCAGGAGAACGAGGGGATTAATAGCAAGGGTTGTCCAGAGATGGATGGTTACGCGGAGGATGTCCCAAACGATAGGATACGAGATGCTAGAAGCTGGTCGGTAAGCAACGTTATAACTTGA
- the LSM4 gene encoding U6 snRNA complex subunit LSM4 (ancestral locus Anc_7.410), with translation MLPLYLLTNAKGQQMSVELKNGEIVEGELVNVDNWMNLTLSNVSQYDTIGNSGNIAAQKEIVKSKEIYLRGTYIKYIKLQDGVIDQVKQQISSGGSSSGGGSGGHYRRGNRYSSGGSGSGGNYKRGASQNKKNYNSGSVRRSYHQNRPGNGGMGGYVQQHQPQRDSPSGNIEF, from the coding sequence ATGCTGCCTTTATACTTGCTGACAAACGCCAAAGGTCAGCAGATGAGTGTGgagttgaaaaatggtgAGATTGTCGAGGGGGAATTGGTTAACGTGGACAACTGGATGAACTTGACGCTGTCGAATGTAAGCCAATACGATACAATAGGGAACAGCGGTAATATTGCTGCTCAGAAGGAGATTGTCAAGAGCAAGGAAATCTATTTGAGGGGTACTTATATCAAGTATATCAAGTTGCAGGACGGGGTGATCGACCAGGTCAAGCAACAGATAAGTAGCGGAGGTAGCTCTTCTGGTGGCGGCAGCGGTGGTCACTACAGAAGGGGCAACAGATATAGCAGCGGTGGCTCTGGGAGCGGCGGGAACTACAAGCGGGGCGCAAGtcagaacaagaaaaactATAATAGTGGGAGCGTTCGTCGCTCGTACCACCAAAATAGGCCCGGTAACGGCGGGATGGGTGGCTACGTTCAGCAGCACCAGCCGCAGCGGGACTCGCCCAGCGGGAACATCGAGTTTTAA
- a CDS encoding uncharacterized protein (ancestral locus Anc_7.413), which produces MSDKKIPRLSQLDTRITSGSSDVTPNSIQSAYSTSSTKQFPAYIAINEYTKRMEDELDMRPGDKIQVITDDEEYNDGWYYGRNLRTNEEGLYPVVFTQEISLEQKPSIMRAKSTKRVVSSGNGSTSNFSAMSQNGSASELPTPQPLEIAAPVTVSTKKPIDRKISLKTTMSDIDRALEELRSNSVEQLENAIHNTTHDTIHSTTKGLNTSGSLGRLASSTSAKSLSSEALAADSSNGIDASELDPSMAATWTPQQVTAYFIMSGFDVQSSSRFQKHKVSGAILLQLELAHLKELEIDSFGTRFEIHKEIEELRKAASGSPKVASKTPEDDGQLMPPAFLNQGPTYRGHVRKVSQSLDDIPRDSASLSAGYLEQPKASMGHLPTSLAETMRRHNSKSRQEVEDERLFVSPRKAPKPPSYPSPVQPPRSPSVAKDAAIYGQRYSPPTIYEKVTSNTLEPPDVFKFPSTNSPDLKAKPGFSFGGKSSSTSSTPTRDSQPSGAAGSTQGAGNYAGNRNSVIYSAHKKTMSGTSFVDLYNRVSMLSPTSQNAREQSLAPAGDVNDVSDELPNGRPSSSVYAGHSRNTSVARSKQPSQDLKKHRRASSLVSFFSGKNDERSASPMRNKSGATNSHAHSRRNSFILSPFRQPFSESAHVTPSGKSFSASNTPPPGVSISPSKTKSGSKDESKRRSVSAKESSKDAFDKKKNAYAEDDKNKRSVSDAVKSKGMRNMATRNQGKKQTSAFMEGIRNISVKDAMMDADCSGWMSKKGSGAMGVWRTRFFTLHGTRLSYFGSTTDTRERGLIDITAHCVVPAKEDDKLVSLYAASTGKGRYCFKLLPPQPGSKKGLTFTQPRVHYFAVDSKEDMRAWMAALIKSTIDIDTSVPVISSCATPTVSLSKAQEMLTQAREATRLREQQRYLNEEDEDQMLWEKQQNPKQQPNVADDTYRYSDEEALASAVNLSSNANTTVSSNGFASPYLLASGVLSPHATSDVGRFQEKTPESSNVDEINLSSETANIISQKF; this is translated from the coding sequence ATGAGTGACAAAAAGATACCCAGGCTCTCGCAGCTGGATACTAGGATTACTAGTGGCTCCTCGGATGTTACACCGAACAGTATCCAAAGTGCTTACAGCACTAGTAGCACGAAACAGTTTCCGGCTTATATTGCCATCAATGAATATACAAAAAGGATGGAGGATGAACTGGATATGAGACCTGGAGATAAGATCCAAGTGATAACAGACGATGAAGAGTACAATGATGGGTGGTATTATGGACGTAATCTACGGACCAATGAGGAAGGACTGTATCCAGTTGTTTTCACGCAGGAGATTAGTCTCGAGCAGAAACCCTCTATTATGAGAGCCAAATCGACCAAGAGAGTGGTCAGTTCGGGCAATGGAAGTACGTCAAACTTTTCGGCAATGTCACAGAATGGCTCTGCTAGCGAGCTTCCGACACCGCAGCCTCTGGAGATTGCAGCGCCAGTGACTGTGAGCACGAAGAAGCCGATAGATAGGAAGATCTCTCTCAAGACGACTATGAGTGACATAGATAGGGCCTTAGAAGAGCTGAGATCTAATTCTGTGGAACAGTTGGAGAATGCTATCCATAATACGACGCATGATACGATACACTCCACCACAAAGGGCTTGAACACTTCAGGGTCTCTTGGCAGATTGGCAAGCTCGACGTCGGCTAAATCTTTGTCTAGCGAAGCCCTCGCTGCAGATTCAAGCAACGGTATCGATGCCAGCGAGCTTGATCCGTCAATGGCGGCTACCTGGACTCCTCAGCAAGTGACGGCATATTTCATCATGTCTGGTTTCGATGTTCAGTCGTCTTCTCgctttcaaaaacataAGGTTTCAGGCGCTATCTTATTGCAACTTGAGTTGGCACACCTGAAAGAGCTAGAAATCGACTCATTTGGTACAAGATTCGAGATTCACaaggaaatcgaagaacttCGAAAAGCTGCAAGTGGCTCCCCTAAAGTTGCTTCCAAGACACCTGAAGACGATGGTCAACTCATGCCTCCTGCATTTTTAAATCAAGGTCCTACGTATCGTGGCCACGTCAGAAAAGTCTCACAATCACTGGATGATATACCCAGAGACTCTGCGTCATTAAGTGCAGGTTATCTTGAACAACCGAAAGCCAGCATGGGACACCTGCCAACTTCACTTGCTGAGACAATGAGACGCCATAATTCGAAGTCTCGCcaggaagttgaagatgaacGTTTATTCGTTTCGCCCAGAAAGGCGCCCAAACCACCCTCTTATCCTAGTCCCGTACAACCTCCTAGATCGCCTTCGGTTGCAAAAGATGCTGCCATCTATGGTCAAAGATACTCGCCGCCAACCATCTATGAGAAAGTAACCTCAAATACTTTGGAACCTCCTGACGTTTTCAAGTTTCCTTCAACTAATAGTCCAGACCTAAAAGCTAAACCCGGTTTCTCATTTGGAGGGAAGTCATCCAGTACTTCATCAACACCGACAAGAGACAGTCAGCCAAGCGGAGCAGCGGGTTCCACGCAAGGTGCTGGAAATTATGCTGGTAACCGTAACTCAGTCATTTATTCAGCTCATAAGAAGACTATGTCAGGAACGTCATTCGTGGACTTATATAATCGGGTTTCGATGTTGTCGCCTACTTCTCAGAATGCCCGTGAGCAGAGTCTGGCGCCTGCTGGCGATGTGAACGATGTTAGCGATGAGTTACCCAATGGTAGACCATCGTCTAGTGTTTATGCTGGTCATTCAAGAAACACATCTGTAGCTCGATCGAAACAGCCGTCTCaggatctgaagaagcacaGAAgggcttcttctttggtttccttcttctctggaAAAAACGACGAAAGAAGTGCCTCACCCATGCGCAACAAATCTGGCGCCACGAATTCGCATGCTCATAGTAGAAGGAACTCCTTCATTTTGAGTCCTTTCAGGCAACCATTTTCTGAATCCGCGCATGTTACGCCCTCAGGGAAGAGCTTTTCAGCTAGTAACACACCTCCTCCAGGAGTTTCCATTTCGCCAAGTAAGACCAAGAGCGGCTCCAAAGATGAATCGAAACGAAGATCAGTTAGCGCGAAGGAATCATCGAAGGACGCCTTtgacaagaagaaaaatgcatATGCTGAGGATGATAAAAATAAGAGGTCAGTCAGTGATGCTGTGAAGAGTAAAGGGATGCGTAATATGGCCACTCGAAATCAAGGCAAAAAGCAAACTTCCGCTTTTATGGAAGGAATACGTAACATCAGCGTAAAGGATGCAATGATGGACGCAGATTGCTCTGGGTGGATGAGCAAGAAGGGCAGTGGGGCAATGGGAGTTTGGAGGACGAGGTTTTTTACTCTACATGGTACAAGATTATCATACTTCGGGAGTACCACTGACACGAGAGAACGAGGTCTGATAGACATCACGGCACATTGTGTCGTGCcagcaaaagaagatgacaaaCTTGTTTCTCTCTATGCGGCCAGTACAGGAAAAGGTCGCTATTGTTTTAAACTGCTTCCACCGCAGCCCGGCTCGAAGAAAGGCTTGACTTTCACGCAACCCCGAGTTCACTACTTTGCGGTGGATAGCAAGGAAGACATGAGAGCTTGGATGGCCGCCCTAATCAAATCAACCATCGATATTGATACCTCTGTGCCAGTAATTAGTTCATGCGCCACGCCTACCGTCTCGCTAAGCAAAGCACAAGAAATGCTCACACAAGCACGCGAAGCAACACGATTAAGAGAGCAACAAAGATATCTaaatgaagaggacgaggatCAGATGTTGTGGGAAAAACAGCAGAACCCGAAGCAACAACCTAATGTCGCGGACGACACCTACCGCTATTCCGATGAAGAGGCTTTGGCGTCTGCTGTCAATCTCTCATCGAATGCAAACACAACGGTTAGTTCAAATGGTTTTGCAAGCCCGTACTTGTTAGCTTCTGGTGTTTTATCGCCGCATGCTACGTCTGATGTGGGCAGGTTCCAAGAAAAGACCCCAGAGTCAAGTAATGTCGATGAGATTAACTTGTCATCTGAGACCGCCAATATTATAAGTCAAAAATTTTAG